Proteins encoded in a region of the Vitis riparia cultivar Riparia Gloire de Montpellier isolate 1030 chromosome 7, EGFV_Vit.rip_1.0, whole genome shotgun sequence genome:
- the LOC117917970 gene encoding kinesin-like protein KIN-8B isoform X1, whose protein sequence is MPSITAPATKKTTTLTVAIKCRPLTEKERLRSRDIVRVKEDKEVVVLDPDLTKDYLERIQNRTKEKKYSFDYAFGPDCTNLDVYRRSICSIIAGVVQGLNATVFAYGSTGSGKTYTMVGTQDDPGLMVLSLHTVFDLIKKDKSTDDFEVTCSYLEVYNEVIYDLLEKSSGHLELREDPEQGIVVAGLRCIKVHSADKILELLNLGNSRRKIESTEANATSSRSHAVLEITVKRKQRNKYRNQVIKGKLALVDLAGSERASETHSGGQKLRDGANINRSLLALANCINALGKQQKKGLAYVPYRNSKLTRILKDGLSGNSQTVMIATVAPADNQYHHTINTLKYADRAKEIRTHIQKNIGTVDTHVSDYQRMIDSLQIEVCRLKKELAEKESHLSVKPVEKAADDELSWLNVLSHETSENVQERINLQKALFELEETNLRNRTELQHLDDAIAKQQVIEKDGAVVQALRARRQDILDNIRDNDETGINYQKEIEENEKQRCQLQNMIDEAISNNGNKTYLHILSQYRLLGMANTELQFEMAMRDQIIHNQREAQRNLWNLLMGLGLDEKQILELAAKQGLTIEDSTMTPYLGQSDWKQSPNLDCRKSTPYCCCPCSGQTYSRSSCSFQHHQDFGSRSSMRGHWDLAHTFCREEHHSSYYMLSHNHSPSAYLRLRRSSEHWISGRPSSWFDACDNHPRDLRKSLPEMKIQSSPCNEGCMSTSSFTADLGQQVKDPWNNTLRQHLKDGHHVGMSRSQDVSKGMMTHYGGTIQGLLRYGPSEQGAGMLSPNHVFQNNAPPNFSDLSPGLPSYATTGPVSFSSHSPDFEACPSNFV, encoded by the exons ATGCCGAGCATTACAGCTCCGGCGACCAAGAAAACCACAACCCTCACG GTTGCCATAAAATGTAGGCCATTGACAGAGAAAGAGCGGCTAAGAAGCCGTGATATAGTTCGGGTGAAGGAGGATAAG GAGGTCGTTGTATTGGATCCTGACCTGACAAAGGACTACCTTGAGCGGATACAAAATCGAACTAAGGAGAAGAAATATTCTTTTGATTATGCATTTGGCCCTGATTGTACAAATTTG GATGTCTACAGGAGAAGTATATGTTCTATAATTGCTGGGGTTGTTCAAGGTCTCAATGCAACTGTCTTTGCATATGGTTCAACTGGAAG TGGTAAAACATATACGATGGTTGGGACCCAAGATGACCCTGGGCTTATGGTTCTTAGTTTGCATACTGTTTTTGATTTGATCAAAAAGGACAAAAGCACTGATGACTTCGAAGTCACTTGCTCCTACCTTGAAGTCTACAATGAA GTCATCTATGATCTGCTTGAAAAATCATCAGGCCATTTGGAACTGAGAGAGGATCCAGAACAGGGAATAGTTGTTGCTGGGCTTCGATGTATCAAG GTTCACTCAGCTGATAAGATTCTTGAACTTTTGAACTTGGGAAACAGTAGACGGAAAATAGAAAGCACAGAAGCTAATGCAACATCCTCACG CTCACATGCAGTTTTAGAGATTACtgttaaaagaaaacaaagaaacaaatacCGAAATCAAGTGATTAAAGGAAAACTTGCACTTGTGGATCTTGCTGGCAG TGAACGAGCTTCTGAAACACATAGTGGTGGTCAAAAGCTGAGAGATGGAGCCAATATTAATCGTTCGCTTCTTGCTTTGGCAAACTGCATCAATGCTCTGGGAAAACAGCAAAAAAAGGGTCTTGCATATGTTCCTTATCGTAATAG CAAACTAACTCGGATTCTTAAAGATGGTCTGAGTGGAAATTCTCAAACAGTCATGATTGCCACAGTTGCACCTGCGGATAATCAATATCATCACACAATTAATACCTTGAAATATGCTGATCGAGCAAAGGAAATTAGGACACACATTCAG AAAAACATTGGTACTGTAGATACCCATGTATCGGACTATCAACGCATGATCGACAGTCTTCAG ATAGAGGTTTGCCGGTTGAAAAAGGAATTAGCTGAGAAGGAATCACATCTTAGTGTTAAACCTGTTGAAAAAGCAGCAGATGATGAATTGTCTTGGTTGAATGTTTTGAGCCATGAAACCAGTGAAAATGTTCAAGAACGGATAAATTTACAGAAAGCTTTATTTGAACTTGAGGAAACTAACCTTCGAAACCGCACTGAACTTCAGCATCTTGATGATGCTATTGCAAAACAACAG GTTATTGAAAAGGATGGAGCTGTTGTACAGGCTTTAAGAGCAAGGCGGCAAGACATCCTTGACAACATCCGTGACAATGATGAGACTGGTATCAATTACCAAAAG gAAATCgaagaaaatgagaagcaaAGATGCCAGCTTCAAAACATGATTGATGAAGCCATTAGTAATAATGGCAACAAAACCTACTTGCACATTCTCAGTCAATACAGGCTCCTG GGCATGGCTAACACTGAGCTTCAGTTTGAAATGGCAATGAGAGATCAAATTATTCACAACCAACGGGAAGCACAGAGAAACCTGTGGAACTTGCTCATGGGTTTAGGACTTGATGAGAAACAAATATTGGAGCTTGCTGCCAAGCAAGGATTAACAATTGAAGACTCAACAATGACACCCTATCTGGGTCAGTCAGATTGGAAACAGTCTCCAAATCTAGATTGTAGAAAATCGACCCCTTACTGCTGTTGCCCTTGCAGTGGGCAGACCTATTCTAGATCATCTTGCAGCTTTCAACACCATCAAGACTTTGGGTCTAGGTCTTCTATGAGGGGCCATTGGGACTTGGCTCATACTTTTTGCAGGGAGGAGCACCACAGTTCCTACTACATGCTTTCTCATAATCACTCTCCATCAGCATATTTGAGGCTGAGGCGAAGTAGTGAACATTGGATCAGTGGCAGGCCAAGTTCATGGTTTGACGCTTGTGATAATCATCCTCGAGATCTGCGCAAGTCGCTTCCTGAGATGAAAATTCAGTCTTCTCCCTGTAATGAAGGATGCATGTCAACTTCGTCATTTACTGCTGATTTGGGCCAGCAGGTAAAG GATCCATGGAATAATACTCTGAGGCAACATCTCAAGGATGGTCATCATGTTGGAATGAGTCGGAGCCAAGATGTGTCCAAAGGAATGATGACACATTATGGGGGGACAATTCAAGGTCTACTTCGATATGGCCCATCAGAACAAGGTGCCGGCATGCTCAGTCCTAACCATGTTTTTCAGAACAATGCTCCCCCAAACTTCTCAGACCTCTCTCCAGGGCTTCCTTCATATGCTACTACAGGACCAGTTTCTTTTAGTTCCCATAGCCCTGATTTTGAAGCTTGCCCCTCCAATTTTGTATAG
- the LOC117917970 gene encoding kinesin-like protein KIN-8B isoform X2, which produces MPSITAPATKKTTTLTVAIKCRPLTEKERLRSRDIVRVKEDKEVVVLDPDLTKDYLERIQNRTKEKKYSFDYAFGPDCTNLDVYRRSICSIIAGVVQGLNATVFAYGSTGSGKTYTMVGTQDDPGLMVLSLHTVFDLIKKDKSTDDFEVTCSYLEVYNEVIYDLLEKSSGHLELREDPEQGIVVAGLRCIKVHSADKILELLNLGNSRRKIESTEANATSSRSHAVLEITVKRKQRNKYRNQVIKGKLALVDLAGSERASETHSGGQKLRDGANINRSLLALANCINALGKQQKKGLAYVPYRNSKLTRILKDGLSGNSQTVMIATVAPADNQYHHTINTLKYADRAKEIRTHIQKNIGTVDTHVSDYQRMIDSLQIEVCRLKKELAEKESHLSVKPVEKAADDELSWLNVLSHETSENVQERINLQKALFELEETNLRNRTELQHLDDAIAKQQVIEKDGAVVQALRARRQDILDNIRDNDETGINYQKEIEENEKQRCQLQNMIDEAISNNGNKTYLHILSQYRLLGMANTELQFEMAMRDQIIHNQREAQRNLWNLLMGLGLDEKQILELAAKQGLTIEDSTMTPYLGQSDWKQSPNLDCRKSTPYCCCPCSGQTYSRSSCSFQHHQDFGSRSSMRGHWDLAHTFCREEHHSSYYMLSHNHSPSAYLRLRRSSEHWISGRPSSWFDACDNHPRDLRKSLPEMKIQSSPCNEGCMSTSSFTADLGQQDPWNNTLRQHLKDGHHVGMSRSQDVSKGMMTHYGGTIQGLLRYGPSEQGAGMLSPNHVFQNNAPPNFSDLSPGLPSYATTGPVSFSSHSPDFEACPSNFV; this is translated from the exons ATGCCGAGCATTACAGCTCCGGCGACCAAGAAAACCACAACCCTCACG GTTGCCATAAAATGTAGGCCATTGACAGAGAAAGAGCGGCTAAGAAGCCGTGATATAGTTCGGGTGAAGGAGGATAAG GAGGTCGTTGTATTGGATCCTGACCTGACAAAGGACTACCTTGAGCGGATACAAAATCGAACTAAGGAGAAGAAATATTCTTTTGATTATGCATTTGGCCCTGATTGTACAAATTTG GATGTCTACAGGAGAAGTATATGTTCTATAATTGCTGGGGTTGTTCAAGGTCTCAATGCAACTGTCTTTGCATATGGTTCAACTGGAAG TGGTAAAACATATACGATGGTTGGGACCCAAGATGACCCTGGGCTTATGGTTCTTAGTTTGCATACTGTTTTTGATTTGATCAAAAAGGACAAAAGCACTGATGACTTCGAAGTCACTTGCTCCTACCTTGAAGTCTACAATGAA GTCATCTATGATCTGCTTGAAAAATCATCAGGCCATTTGGAACTGAGAGAGGATCCAGAACAGGGAATAGTTGTTGCTGGGCTTCGATGTATCAAG GTTCACTCAGCTGATAAGATTCTTGAACTTTTGAACTTGGGAAACAGTAGACGGAAAATAGAAAGCACAGAAGCTAATGCAACATCCTCACG CTCACATGCAGTTTTAGAGATTACtgttaaaagaaaacaaagaaacaaatacCGAAATCAAGTGATTAAAGGAAAACTTGCACTTGTGGATCTTGCTGGCAG TGAACGAGCTTCTGAAACACATAGTGGTGGTCAAAAGCTGAGAGATGGAGCCAATATTAATCGTTCGCTTCTTGCTTTGGCAAACTGCATCAATGCTCTGGGAAAACAGCAAAAAAAGGGTCTTGCATATGTTCCTTATCGTAATAG CAAACTAACTCGGATTCTTAAAGATGGTCTGAGTGGAAATTCTCAAACAGTCATGATTGCCACAGTTGCACCTGCGGATAATCAATATCATCACACAATTAATACCTTGAAATATGCTGATCGAGCAAAGGAAATTAGGACACACATTCAG AAAAACATTGGTACTGTAGATACCCATGTATCGGACTATCAACGCATGATCGACAGTCTTCAG ATAGAGGTTTGCCGGTTGAAAAAGGAATTAGCTGAGAAGGAATCACATCTTAGTGTTAAACCTGTTGAAAAAGCAGCAGATGATGAATTGTCTTGGTTGAATGTTTTGAGCCATGAAACCAGTGAAAATGTTCAAGAACGGATAAATTTACAGAAAGCTTTATTTGAACTTGAGGAAACTAACCTTCGAAACCGCACTGAACTTCAGCATCTTGATGATGCTATTGCAAAACAACAG GTTATTGAAAAGGATGGAGCTGTTGTACAGGCTTTAAGAGCAAGGCGGCAAGACATCCTTGACAACATCCGTGACAATGATGAGACTGGTATCAATTACCAAAAG gAAATCgaagaaaatgagaagcaaAGATGCCAGCTTCAAAACATGATTGATGAAGCCATTAGTAATAATGGCAACAAAACCTACTTGCACATTCTCAGTCAATACAGGCTCCTG GGCATGGCTAACACTGAGCTTCAGTTTGAAATGGCAATGAGAGATCAAATTATTCACAACCAACGGGAAGCACAGAGAAACCTGTGGAACTTGCTCATGGGTTTAGGACTTGATGAGAAACAAATATTGGAGCTTGCTGCCAAGCAAGGATTAACAATTGAAGACTCAACAATGACACCCTATCTGGGTCAGTCAGATTGGAAACAGTCTCCAAATCTAGATTGTAGAAAATCGACCCCTTACTGCTGTTGCCCTTGCAGTGGGCAGACCTATTCTAGATCATCTTGCAGCTTTCAACACCATCAAGACTTTGGGTCTAGGTCTTCTATGAGGGGCCATTGGGACTTGGCTCATACTTTTTGCAGGGAGGAGCACCACAGTTCCTACTACATGCTTTCTCATAATCACTCTCCATCAGCATATTTGAGGCTGAGGCGAAGTAGTGAACATTGGATCAGTGGCAGGCCAAGTTCATGGTTTGACGCTTGTGATAATCATCCTCGAGATCTGCGCAAGTCGCTTCCTGAGATGAAAATTCAGTCTTCTCCCTGTAATGAAGGATGCATGTCAACTTCGTCATTTACTGCTGATTTGGGCCAGCAG GATCCATGGAATAATACTCTGAGGCAACATCTCAAGGATGGTCATCATGTTGGAATGAGTCGGAGCCAAGATGTGTCCAAAGGAATGATGACACATTATGGGGGGACAATTCAAGGTCTACTTCGATATGGCCCATCAGAACAAGGTGCCGGCATGCTCAGTCCTAACCATGTTTTTCAGAACAATGCTCCCCCAAACTTCTCAGACCTCTCTCCAGGGCTTCCTTCATATGCTACTACAGGACCAGTTTCTTTTAGTTCCCATAGCCCTGATTTTGAAGCTTGCCCCTCCAATTTTGTATAG
- the LOC117917970 gene encoding kinesin-like protein KIN-8B isoform X4, whose product MHLALIVQICGKTYTMVGTQDDPGLMVLSLHTVFDLIKKDKSTDDFEVTCSYLEVYNEVIYDLLEKSSGHLELREDPEQGIVVAGLRCIKVHSADKILELLNLGNSRRKIESTEANATSSRSHAVLEITVKRKQRNKYRNQVIKGKLALVDLAGSERASETHSGGQKLRDGANINRSLLALANCINALGKQQKKGLAYVPYRNSKLTRILKDGLSGNSQTVMIATVAPADNQYHHTINTLKYADRAKEIRTHIQKNIGTVDTHVSDYQRMIDSLQIEVCRLKKELAEKESHLSVKPVEKAADDELSWLNVLSHETSENVQERINLQKALFELEETNLRNRTELQHLDDAIAKQQVIEKDGAVVQALRARRQDILDNIRDNDETGINYQKEIEENEKQRCQLQNMIDEAISNNGNKTYLHILSQYRLLGMANTELQFEMAMRDQIIHNQREAQRNLWNLLMGLGLDEKQILELAAKQGLTIEDSTMTPYLGQSDWKQSPNLDCRKSTPYCCCPCSGQTYSRSSCSFQHHQDFGSRSSMRGHWDLAHTFCREEHHSSYYMLSHNHSPSAYLRLRRSSEHWISGRPSSWFDACDNHPRDLRKSLPEMKIQSSPCNEGCMSTSSFTADLGQQVKDPWNNTLRQHLKDGHHVGMSRSQDVSKGMMTHYGGTIQGLLRYGPSEQGAGMLSPNHVFQNNAPPNFSDLSPGLPSYATTGPVSFSSHSPDFEACPSNFV is encoded by the exons ATGCATTTGGCCCTGATTGTACAAATTTG TGGTAAAACATATACGATGGTTGGGACCCAAGATGACCCTGGGCTTATGGTTCTTAGTTTGCATACTGTTTTTGATTTGATCAAAAAGGACAAAAGCACTGATGACTTCGAAGTCACTTGCTCCTACCTTGAAGTCTACAATGAA GTCATCTATGATCTGCTTGAAAAATCATCAGGCCATTTGGAACTGAGAGAGGATCCAGAACAGGGAATAGTTGTTGCTGGGCTTCGATGTATCAAG GTTCACTCAGCTGATAAGATTCTTGAACTTTTGAACTTGGGAAACAGTAGACGGAAAATAGAAAGCACAGAAGCTAATGCAACATCCTCACG CTCACATGCAGTTTTAGAGATTACtgttaaaagaaaacaaagaaacaaatacCGAAATCAAGTGATTAAAGGAAAACTTGCACTTGTGGATCTTGCTGGCAG TGAACGAGCTTCTGAAACACATAGTGGTGGTCAAAAGCTGAGAGATGGAGCCAATATTAATCGTTCGCTTCTTGCTTTGGCAAACTGCATCAATGCTCTGGGAAAACAGCAAAAAAAGGGTCTTGCATATGTTCCTTATCGTAATAG CAAACTAACTCGGATTCTTAAAGATGGTCTGAGTGGAAATTCTCAAACAGTCATGATTGCCACAGTTGCACCTGCGGATAATCAATATCATCACACAATTAATACCTTGAAATATGCTGATCGAGCAAAGGAAATTAGGACACACATTCAG AAAAACATTGGTACTGTAGATACCCATGTATCGGACTATCAACGCATGATCGACAGTCTTCAG ATAGAGGTTTGCCGGTTGAAAAAGGAATTAGCTGAGAAGGAATCACATCTTAGTGTTAAACCTGTTGAAAAAGCAGCAGATGATGAATTGTCTTGGTTGAATGTTTTGAGCCATGAAACCAGTGAAAATGTTCAAGAACGGATAAATTTACAGAAAGCTTTATTTGAACTTGAGGAAACTAACCTTCGAAACCGCACTGAACTTCAGCATCTTGATGATGCTATTGCAAAACAACAG GTTATTGAAAAGGATGGAGCTGTTGTACAGGCTTTAAGAGCAAGGCGGCAAGACATCCTTGACAACATCCGTGACAATGATGAGACTGGTATCAATTACCAAAAG gAAATCgaagaaaatgagaagcaaAGATGCCAGCTTCAAAACATGATTGATGAAGCCATTAGTAATAATGGCAACAAAACCTACTTGCACATTCTCAGTCAATACAGGCTCCTG GGCATGGCTAACACTGAGCTTCAGTTTGAAATGGCAATGAGAGATCAAATTATTCACAACCAACGGGAAGCACAGAGAAACCTGTGGAACTTGCTCATGGGTTTAGGACTTGATGAGAAACAAATATTGGAGCTTGCTGCCAAGCAAGGATTAACAATTGAAGACTCAACAATGACACCCTATCTGGGTCAGTCAGATTGGAAACAGTCTCCAAATCTAGATTGTAGAAAATCGACCCCTTACTGCTGTTGCCCTTGCAGTGGGCAGACCTATTCTAGATCATCTTGCAGCTTTCAACACCATCAAGACTTTGGGTCTAGGTCTTCTATGAGGGGCCATTGGGACTTGGCTCATACTTTTTGCAGGGAGGAGCACCACAGTTCCTACTACATGCTTTCTCATAATCACTCTCCATCAGCATATTTGAGGCTGAGGCGAAGTAGTGAACATTGGATCAGTGGCAGGCCAAGTTCATGGTTTGACGCTTGTGATAATCATCCTCGAGATCTGCGCAAGTCGCTTCCTGAGATGAAAATTCAGTCTTCTCCCTGTAATGAAGGATGCATGTCAACTTCGTCATTTACTGCTGATTTGGGCCAGCAGGTAAAG GATCCATGGAATAATACTCTGAGGCAACATCTCAAGGATGGTCATCATGTTGGAATGAGTCGGAGCCAAGATGTGTCCAAAGGAATGATGACACATTATGGGGGGACAATTCAAGGTCTACTTCGATATGGCCCATCAGAACAAGGTGCCGGCATGCTCAGTCCTAACCATGTTTTTCAGAACAATGCTCCCCCAAACTTCTCAGACCTCTCTCCAGGGCTTCCTTCATATGCTACTACAGGACCAGTTTCTTTTAGTTCCCATAGCCCTGATTTTGAAGCTTGCCCCTCCAATTTTGTATAG
- the LOC117917970 gene encoding kinesin-like protein KIN-8B isoform X3: MPSITAPATKKTTTLTVAIKCRPLTEKERLRSRDIVRVKEDKEVVVLDPDLTKDYLERIQNRTKEKKYSFDYAFGPDCTNLDVYRRSICSIIAGVVQGLNATVFAYGSTGSGKTYTMVGTQDDPGLMVLSLHTVFDLIKKDKSTDDFEVTCSYLEVYNEVIYDLLEKSSGHLELREDPEQGIVVAGLRCIKVHSADKILELLNLGNSRRKIESTEANATSSRSHAVLEITVKRKQRNKYRNQVIKGKLALVDLAGSERASETHSGGQKLRDGANINRSLLALANCINALGKQQKKGLAYVPYRNSKLTRILKDGLSGNSQTVMIATVAPADNQYHHTINTLKYADRAKEIRTHIQKNIGTVDTHVSDYQRMIDSLQIEVCRLKKELAEKESHLSVKPVEKAADDELSWLNVLSHETSENVQERINLQKALFELEETNLRNRTELQHLDDAIAKQQVIEKDGAVVQALRARRQDILDNIRDNDETGINYQKEIEENEKQRCQLQNMIDEAISNNGNKTYLHILSQYRLLGMANTELQFEMAMRDQIIHNQREAQRNLWNLLMGLGLDEKQILELAAKQGLTIEDSTMTPYLGQSDWKQSPNLDCRKSTPYCCCPCSGQTYSRSSCSFQHHQDFGSRSSMRGHWDLAHTFCREEHHSSYYMLSHNHSPSAYLRLRRSSEHWISGRPSSWFDACDNHPRDLRKSLPEMKIQSSPCNEGCMSTSSFTADLGQQFSAPCLSFF; this comes from the exons ATGCCGAGCATTACAGCTCCGGCGACCAAGAAAACCACAACCCTCACG GTTGCCATAAAATGTAGGCCATTGACAGAGAAAGAGCGGCTAAGAAGCCGTGATATAGTTCGGGTGAAGGAGGATAAG GAGGTCGTTGTATTGGATCCTGACCTGACAAAGGACTACCTTGAGCGGATACAAAATCGAACTAAGGAGAAGAAATATTCTTTTGATTATGCATTTGGCCCTGATTGTACAAATTTG GATGTCTACAGGAGAAGTATATGTTCTATAATTGCTGGGGTTGTTCAAGGTCTCAATGCAACTGTCTTTGCATATGGTTCAACTGGAAG TGGTAAAACATATACGATGGTTGGGACCCAAGATGACCCTGGGCTTATGGTTCTTAGTTTGCATACTGTTTTTGATTTGATCAAAAAGGACAAAAGCACTGATGACTTCGAAGTCACTTGCTCCTACCTTGAAGTCTACAATGAA GTCATCTATGATCTGCTTGAAAAATCATCAGGCCATTTGGAACTGAGAGAGGATCCAGAACAGGGAATAGTTGTTGCTGGGCTTCGATGTATCAAG GTTCACTCAGCTGATAAGATTCTTGAACTTTTGAACTTGGGAAACAGTAGACGGAAAATAGAAAGCACAGAAGCTAATGCAACATCCTCACG CTCACATGCAGTTTTAGAGATTACtgttaaaagaaaacaaagaaacaaatacCGAAATCAAGTGATTAAAGGAAAACTTGCACTTGTGGATCTTGCTGGCAG TGAACGAGCTTCTGAAACACATAGTGGTGGTCAAAAGCTGAGAGATGGAGCCAATATTAATCGTTCGCTTCTTGCTTTGGCAAACTGCATCAATGCTCTGGGAAAACAGCAAAAAAAGGGTCTTGCATATGTTCCTTATCGTAATAG CAAACTAACTCGGATTCTTAAAGATGGTCTGAGTGGAAATTCTCAAACAGTCATGATTGCCACAGTTGCACCTGCGGATAATCAATATCATCACACAATTAATACCTTGAAATATGCTGATCGAGCAAAGGAAATTAGGACACACATTCAG AAAAACATTGGTACTGTAGATACCCATGTATCGGACTATCAACGCATGATCGACAGTCTTCAG ATAGAGGTTTGCCGGTTGAAAAAGGAATTAGCTGAGAAGGAATCACATCTTAGTGTTAAACCTGTTGAAAAAGCAGCAGATGATGAATTGTCTTGGTTGAATGTTTTGAGCCATGAAACCAGTGAAAATGTTCAAGAACGGATAAATTTACAGAAAGCTTTATTTGAACTTGAGGAAACTAACCTTCGAAACCGCACTGAACTTCAGCATCTTGATGATGCTATTGCAAAACAACAG GTTATTGAAAAGGATGGAGCTGTTGTACAGGCTTTAAGAGCAAGGCGGCAAGACATCCTTGACAACATCCGTGACAATGATGAGACTGGTATCAATTACCAAAAG gAAATCgaagaaaatgagaagcaaAGATGCCAGCTTCAAAACATGATTGATGAAGCCATTAGTAATAATGGCAACAAAACCTACTTGCACATTCTCAGTCAATACAGGCTCCTG GGCATGGCTAACACTGAGCTTCAGTTTGAAATGGCAATGAGAGATCAAATTATTCACAACCAACGGGAAGCACAGAGAAACCTGTGGAACTTGCTCATGGGTTTAGGACTTGATGAGAAACAAATATTGGAGCTTGCTGCCAAGCAAGGATTAACAATTGAAGACTCAACAATGACACCCTATCTGGGTCAGTCAGATTGGAAACAGTCTCCAAATCTAGATTGTAGAAAATCGACCCCTTACTGCTGTTGCCCTTGCAGTGGGCAGACCTATTCTAGATCATCTTGCAGCTTTCAACACCATCAAGACTTTGGGTCTAGGTCTTCTATGAGGGGCCATTGGGACTTGGCTCATACTTTTTGCAGGGAGGAGCACCACAGTTCCTACTACATGCTTTCTCATAATCACTCTCCATCAGCATATTTGAGGCTGAGGCGAAGTAGTGAACATTGGATCAGTGGCAGGCCAAGTTCATGGTTTGACGCTTGTGATAATCATCCTCGAGATCTGCGCAAGTCGCTTCCTGAGATGAAAATTCAGTCTTCTCCCTGTAATGAAGGATGCATGTCAACTTCGTCATTTACTGCTGATTTGGGCCAGCAG TTCTCAGCACCATGTTTATCCTTCTTTTAA